The DNA sequence TTCGTCACTTGACTGATAATCAAAAATGTTAGACCTTTGTCTCCAGTTGGTGACAAATGAATCTCAGCTCTGAGCAGACAGTTCCGAAGTTTCAGTAGCAAGCTGCCAATTAGGCGTAAAGTTGCCTGACATTTTTCGGAAATTTCTATAGCAAACATCTCTCAAACTTGATATTTCGACAATCGAATCATGGTGGCATGTAATTGGCACTGTGGAAGTTAGCGCCACAGCAACATGTTCAATACCAAACAAATTGTCGAAGTACCATGGAAGATGTTTTGAAAAAATTCTTGTACACCGGGGTAGGCCTGGTAGCGTTGACTGCTGAAAAATTGCAGGAGACGGTAGACGAAATGGTCGGTCAAGGAAAAGTATCCAAAGACGAAGGCAAGAAAATCGTCGAGGACTTTTTCGACAAGGTAGACGCCAAACGCGACGAGATGGAGCAACGGATGAAGGAGATGGCGGACAATTTTGCCGAATCTATCCAGATTCCCAAAATGGCTACCAAGACCGAAATGCAAGATCTGGTTGAGCGAATTGAGGCACTCGAAGCCCAACTCACAACAAAGGGAAAAACAGCTGTCAAGAAGACTGCTTCCCGTGCAAAGAAGTCAACTGGATCTGCCTCTGCTTCCGCCAAGGCGAAAGACGAGGAGTAAAATTTACGAATAGGGTAATAGGGTTAACATTGTGTAGTAAAGTAGTAGTGGAGCCAGATCTGTATGCCAGGTCTGGCTTTTTTGGGGACTACTTCGAATCATTCATCAAAGCCATGACCGCCGCTGTCATGGACTTAACCCCTGTCAGGATGCATGGAACATAATCAGGCAAGAATTTAGATGAATGAAGACTCGGGAGGACGAGTTCTCCTTTAAGTGCCTGCTCCATTTGGGTGGGAGGTACCGCTCCTAGCCAGTACAACAAAATCGGTATTCCATCATCCGTTTTTCCATATCGGCCGAAATCCTCACCAGCCATCACGGGAGAAACTTGCTTGACATTTTCCTCACCAATCGACGCCTGAAACACTGGAACCATGCTTGCAGTCAGTTGCGGATCATTGAACAAGGCTGGGGTAAATTCATTTCTCAGTTCCACCAGAGGATATTGAGCCTCCGGCAGCCCGGCAGAAGCGCCCGCCGCACGACAAATTCGCTTGATTTTGGCGATAATGGCTTCCCTTACCTCTGGCTTATAGGACCTCAAAGTCAATTGAAGCTTCACCTCATTGGGTATGACATTCCCCTTGGATCCCCCATGAATGGATCCTACCGTAACAACTGCGGGATCAAGCGGTGAAATTTCTCGGCTCACAATCGTCTGCAGATCGAGAATCAATCTCGCAGAAAGTACAACCGGATCAATGGTCGTGTGTGGATAAGCTCCGTGACCACCATTGCCATACACCGTGATGTCCATCATGTCCACATTCGCCATCGCGTAATTAGGACAAAATCCGATAGATCCAGCCGGCAAAGAGGCACTCACATGCAGGGCAAGCGCTTGATCCGGAATCGGGAAATTCTCGAATAATCCTTCAGCGATCATCAATCTAGCACCACTTCCGACCTCCTCGGCAGGTTGTCCCACAAACATGAGCGTTCCTTTCCAAGTATCGAGATGATTGGCCAAATAAGCCATTGTCCCCAGACCGACTGTCATGTGCATATCATGCCCACAAGCATGCATTACGCCTACGGTATTGCCATCACCGTCTTCTGTCGATACTTGGCTTGCATAGGAAACCCCCGTTTCTTCCACAATTGGAAGCGCGTCCATATCTGCACGAACCATAATAGTCGGTCCTTCCCCGTTGGAGAGGATTGCCACGACTCCATGTCCTCCGATCCCGGTTTTGACTTCAAAGCCCAAATCTTCCAGTTTTTGGGCAACGAATTGACTGGTTTTCTCTTCATGAAAAGAGAGTTCCGGGTGTTGATGGAGATACTGATATGTCTCGGTGAGTAGTTCCATTTCTTCATCCAGCCACGCCTGCATGGGAATTTGGGCGACGGAAGCGGAAGAAAGGGAAAACAGCCAGATGGCAAGGCAGATGCGATTGAGAAAAGCCATGGGAATGATTCTATTTGAGGAAATATAATCAATTCCACAGATACGCATTAGTCGCAAGGGCGGCCTTCCAACATCGGATCGATGACAATCAAGAATTGAAAGTTCTGGGACATGACGGGGAATGGAGTATTCTCGGTCCGCATATCTACCATGACCATGGGCTGATCCAATTCGAGATCGATGTACTTGACCATCTGCAAGAGGGCTTCGTATTCGCCTAATTGCTTGTACTGATTGCCGAATTTGCGGATGAATCTAGAGAATGTAAGGACTTGGCCTTCGTAGGGAGAATCCTCTGATTCATTGAGGCGCTTGGCAATACTGGGGAATTTCCAACTCATGGAGCGAGACAAATCGGTATGAAGTGCCCCAAATTGAGCAAAGCAACCACCTACTTGCATCGAGGGAGTCATCTGCAAAAAGTTCCGGTACATCCGAATCTCCCTTTCTTCCCAGACCTTGGGAAATAGGAAGGCGCGCACAAGCGTGAAATTGTAGCCATCCAAGGTGTTCTGCAAGATCATCTTGAATAGTGGGTATTGGTCTCCCCAGTGAGCTTTGAAGGGTTCGGGGTCCTTCTCGATTTGCTTATCCAATTTGATGAACAGTCGTCTTAGCTCCCTTTTCGAGTACAGAAGATGTCCTTGGGCCATAGCAAGACCATCAAATTGTGTCAGATAAGATTCCGGAGAAATACCTTTGGGATTCAGCATCTTCAAAACCTGAATCGTCATTCCCGGAGCATATTCCAAATCGATTCCTGTTACGCGGATTTGATCGTCCTTCGGCTTGGTTTGATTGAAGGCATAGACCATTTTCCAGAGATTGTACTGGTCAACAGGACACGCTGCCCAATTTTCTACCACTTGCCTAAGTTGGGTGGTATCCCCGTTGTCGAGAAAATGATTGATCAGATAGCCATAGGAATAGCTCGTTTCCAAAATCACATTTCGGACTCCAGCATGCTCATACAAGTAGGTGAGGAAAGAAAATTGGAGATCACGGTTGATGGATTTCCAATGTTGTTCTCCCATGAAGAAAAAACGATGACCTTCAATCTTGTCAGCTAGCTGCTGAAGGGTATCCAATTGTTCGGCATCGGTGGATATCGTCAAAATCTGGGATTGCCAAAAGGCTGTATCCCCTTCCAACTGTGCTTGAGCAGAAACCCAACCCATCCATAACCAGACACTCAAAATGCCACTGATCAATTTCTTCATGTATACTGCCTAACGGTCTGAGTTAAATAAATGAAGGGCCGTGAACCTAGCCAAGGATAATTTCTTAACTTACTAGCTGCTTTAACACCTAGCGATATGCGCACTGCCGTCTTGCATCTATTGGGTTGTATCTTTTTGGTCAACCTGCTAATCCCGCATTCAGTTCTGGGACAGTCGGAACAAACTATTTCGACTCAGCCAGATTCCCTCCCCACCATCGTATCCATTCCTCCAAGCCTTGAAGGTGCTATTTTAAAGGCACCGGCACTCATTCGAACTGGAGAAGTTGCGACTTTCTCGTTGAGCTTTTCCGATTCGACTGCGAACGGAAAAATCGAGCTTCAGGTTCAGGATACAGCTTATTCCATCCAAATAGAAGATGGAAACGCTGAGTTTTCTCATTCCTTTCCCGAGGAAGTATCTCAGCTCACCCTATCAGCGGGAGGAACCACATTGGAAGAATCAATCACCGTTTTCCATTTTCCACCGTGGTTATCGATCCTTCCCCCCATCATCGCGATTTTCCTTGCGCTTATTATCCGTGAAGTCATTATTTCACTTTTCGCAGGTATCTTTTTGGGAGCGGCAATCTGGAGTTATTATCAGACAGGTTCGCTGCTGGCCATTTTCACAGGGTTCCTAAAGGTCGCTGACACCTACATGATGGATGCATTGACATCTGCGGATCACCAATCTATCATCCTCTTCTCTATTCTGATTGGAGGCTTAGTGTCTGTGATTTCCCGCAATGGCGGCATGCAAGGGGTAGTCAATCGTATCGCCAAGATCGCCAACACCCCAAAGTCTGTGCAGCTGAGTACTTGGTTCATGGGCCTGATCATCTTCTTCGACGACTACGCCAATACCTTGGTAGTCGGTAATACCATGCGATCCATTACGGACAAACTACGAGTTTCCCGAGAGAAGCTGAGTTACATCGTAGACTCCACTGCTGCGCCTGTAGCTGCATTGGCATTCATCACGACATGGATTGGTGCTGAACTTAGCTACATCGAAGGCGGGGTAGCCAATCTGGCCAATTTTCCGCAGGATAGTAGTGCATATAGCATATTCCTGCATTCCATCCCATTCTCCTTTTATCCGATTCTCACACTTGTCTTTATCCTCATGGTCGTTTTGACCGGAAGGGACTTTGGGCCGATGTTGAAAGCGGAAAGGCGAGCTAGAGCCACAGGCAAGGTATTCGAACAACAGGAGGATGTAGAAATGGATGCTGAACTCAGCCATTTCCAGCCAGCTCCCGGTGTACCGATCCGAGCTTGGAATGCCGCGATACCCATTGTCATCTTGGTATTTGGGGTCATCATCGGGTTGTTGTACACAGGATGGGATTCGGCAGTATGGGCGGGAGATGGAGCATTCCTGACCAAGGTTTCCACCACGATCGGCAATGCGGATTCTTATGTATCGCTCATTTGGGCTTCTATCTGCTCTTTGGCTGTGGCGATCTTCATGACCTTGGCACAAAAGCTCCAAAAACTGGATCAAGTCATGTCTACCATGATGGCTGGCTTCAAGGCCATGCTCAATGCCATTGTAATCCTGACCCTCGCGTGGTCCATGCAAGGCTTGACAGAAGATATGCACACTGCAGAATTTTTGCGAGGAACCATTTCAGATCATTTGGCACCCTTCATCATTCCGGTGCTCACCTTTTTGCTAGCAGGATTCGTTGCATTCTCCACAGGCTCGAGCTGGGGTACAATGGCCATTTTGTATCCGCTTTTGATTCCACTTGCCTGGAACAATGCACTGGATCATGGGCTAACAGAGCCTGAGGCATTGGCGATCTTCTACCATGTCGTTTCGGCGGTTTTGGCAGGTTCGGTACTAGGCGATCATTGTTCCCCCATTTCCGACACAACAATCCTGAGTTCTCTGGCATCCTCATGTAATCACATTGATCATGTCAGAACGCAGCTCCCCTATGCCTTGGTGGTAGGTGCCGTCTCCATCTTGGTGGGATCTATCCCGGTTGGATTGGGCATGAGTCCATGGTTGAGCTTCCCATTTGGGGTAGTCCTCCTCTTTGGGATTCTCAAGTATTTTGGCAAACCCACTGAGCTCGGAGCTACGTCAAACTAATTTGCTTTTCGAAGCTGATTTTGAAATACGGGGCAGGTTTCCTACTTTGGAAATCTGCCCCGCCTATTGCACACCTTCTGCGAATCCGCATTTCTATTTTGGACGACAACGAATTGCTCCATGACCAAAAAAGTCCTGGCGTATATCACACGACATCATCAAGGCACACGACAGCTACTCGTATACAAACTTCCACACGCACCCCTTCAAGAATGCCACATCCCTGGCGGTCCCTTGGAGTTTGGAGAACGCGAGGAGGAAGCGTTGTATCGAACCATTGAGG is a window from the Pontibacter sp. G13 genome containing:
- a CDS encoding amidohydrolase; protein product: MAFLNRICLAIWLFSLSSASVAQIPMQAWLDEEMELLTETYQYLHQHPELSFHEEKTSQFVAQKLEDLGFEVKTGIGGHGVVAILSNGEGPTIMVRADMDALPIVEETGVSYASQVSTEDGDGNTVGVMHACGHDMHMTVGLGTMAYLANHLDTWKGTLMFVGQPAEEVGSGARLMIAEGLFENFPIPDQALALHVSASLPAGSIGFCPNYAMANVDMMDITVYGNGGHGAYPHTTIDPVVLSARLILDLQTIVSREISPLDPAVVTVGSIHGGSKGNVIPNEVKLQLTLRSYKPEVREAIIAKIKRICRAAGASAGLPEAQYPLVELRNEFTPALFNDPQLTASMVPVFQASIGEENVKQVSPVMAGEDFGRYGKTDDGIPILLYWLGAVPPTQMEQALKGELVLPSLHSSKFLPDYVPCILTGVKSMTAAVMALMNDSK
- a CDS encoding Na+/H+ antiporter NhaC family protein — protein: MRTAVLHLLGCIFLVNLLIPHSVLGQSEQTISTQPDSLPTIVSIPPSLEGAILKAPALIRTGEVATFSLSFSDSTANGKIELQVQDTAYSIQIEDGNAEFSHSFPEEVSQLTLSAGGTTLEESITVFHFPPWLSILPPIIAIFLALIIREVIISLFAGIFLGAAIWSYYQTGSLLAIFTGFLKVADTYMMDALTSADHQSIILFSILIGGLVSVISRNGGMQGVVNRIAKIANTPKSVQLSTWFMGLIIFFDDYANTLVVGNTMRSITDKLRVSREKLSYIVDSTAAPVAALAFITTWIGAELSYIEGGVANLANFPQDSSAYSIFLHSIPFSFYPILTLVFILMVVLTGRDFGPMLKAERRARATGKVFEQQEDVEMDAELSHFQPAPGVPIRAWNAAIPIVILVFGVIIGLLYTGWDSAVWAGDGAFLTKVSTTIGNADSYVSLIWASICSLAVAIFMTLAQKLQKLDQVMSTMMAGFKAMLNAIVILTLAWSMQGLTEDMHTAEFLRGTISDHLAPFIIPVLTFLLAGFVAFSTGSSWGTMAILYPLLIPLAWNNALDHGLTEPEALAIFYHVVSAVLAGSVLGDHCSPISDTTILSSLASSCNHIDHVRTQLPYALVVGAVSILVGSIPVGLGMSPWLSFPFGVVLLFGILKYFGKPTELGATSN